The window TCTGTAAATTTAGTTTCGAACTCTTTTGTAATACCATAATTTGCCCCATAACCTAAGCATATAAATCTATTTATCTCTCTTAAAATTTCTTTATTTTTTTCAAAGTATAAATTAGTATTTTCAATAACTGTGTTTATATTGCCAATTAAATATTCCAACTCTCCAAAGTATTTAAAATGTTGATTTTTTAAATTTATTCCCAATAAGAATAAATTTAAAACAGTTCCACTAAAACCTTTAGTTACAAATCCTACATTTTCTATACCTATATTTAAATCTAAAATATATTGTGAATATTTTGTTATTGAGCTTTCTAAGTTGTTTGTTACTATTATTACTGGTTTTTTTAATATTTCAGCTATTTTTTTAGTAGCATTTATTGTTGAAGTACTTTTTCCACTTTGAGATATTACAATAATCAAATCTAAATCTAAATCTATTTTTTCATAATCATAAAAAATAGATGGTTCCTCTATAAAAACTTTAGCTTCTAATATATCTTGTAAAAAATATTTGACTGTAATTGCCGCATTAATAGAAGAACCTGTAGCTAAAATTAAAATTCTTTTAATTTTATAGTCTTTTAAATCTTTTAAAATATGTTTATTTTTATCTTGAAAATTTAATAAAATATTTGTTAAAGTATTCTTTTCATCATATATATTACTTAACATAGTTTCCATAAATGTACCTCTTAAAAGAACCCAACTAAAGTTCCAAAAATTCCAAATATTGCCATTCCTAAAAGTATTGTTATTGGTTTAACATTTTTATTTAATAAATAATACACAATACCAAAGATTCCTAATTTTAAAATACCAGGCATTATATCATCTAAAATACTTTGGACTTCTATTGTTGAACCTCCAGCTTTAAAAGCTAATGGTGTTGAAATTTCTACCATTCTTGCTGTCATTCCTCCAATAACAATTAATCCTAATATAGTTGCTCCGTAAGTAACTTTCTCAACTGCTCCTGATTTTTCAAGTTTAGTTAAAAAGTCTACTCCCAATTTATAACCTAACTTTATAAAAAGATATCTTATAATTATATGTGGAATATTAAATACCAATAGAAATAAAATTGGACCTAATATATTTCCCTGTAATGAAAGAGCTGTTCCAATCCCTGTGGCAATTAATCTTAAAGTTCCCCAAAAGAAAGAATCTCCTATTCCTGATAATGGACCCATTAATGCTGTTTTTATTCCATTTATTGAGTTTTCATCAAATTTTCCATCTTTTTTATTTTCCTCTTCAAGAACTACTGATATTCCTAACATTAAAGTTACAATCCAAGGAGTCATATTAAAAAACTCTAGATGACGTTTCAAAGCTTTTTTTAATTTTAAATGATTATTTGTATATATTTTTTTTAATATTGGTGCTATTGCATATGCATATGCTAAGTTCATTTGTCTTTCATAATTCCATGAGAATTCCATTTGAAAAGATCTCCAAAATATCTTATTCAAATCTTTTTGTGTAATATCTTTCTCATCTTTTTTATTAGAAATCATCATCACCATCTCCTTTCTCACTTAAGTTTCCACTTTCTACTAACTGTCTTTGTGACATTGGATTTACTGTTATTAACGCTATTAAAGCACCAAATATTGCAATTCCTGTCAATGGGATTTCTGTATAAATTGCAATGGCAAAGCCAACGAAAAAATATGGTAAAACTTTTTTATTTATAAGAAGTTTTGCTAACATTGCAAATCCAAGAGTTGGAATCAATCCAGTTGTTATTGCTAACCCTTTATGAATAAATTCTGGTATTGCCTGTAAAACCAAAGATACTGCATTACTTCCTAATAAATATGAAAAGAATACTATTATCGCCAACATCAAAGATAAACCAAATCCAGATATTAAATGCATGCGCTCTATTCCTTTTATATTACACTCATCTGCATATTCATCAGCTTTGTGACCTAATATTGGTATAACAACTCCTAGATACGCATTTTTTAAAATTAAAGTAAATGTTGCAATTGGTAAAGCCAGTAATAAAGCTGTCTCTGCACCAGCACCTGAAGATATTGCAAAGGCAACTCCTAATATTCCTCCAGTCACTACATCTGGTGGAATTGCTCCTCCAATAGCAAAAGATCCAATAAAAGCTAACTCCAATGTAGCTCCCATTATCAATCCCATTTTTAAATCTCCCATTACTAACCCAGTTAAAAATCCAGTTACTATTGGTCTTGATATTAAGCTTGTTCCTAAGGCATAATCACATTGAGCTATAAAAGCTACTAATGCTAATAAAAATGCTTGCATCATATCTATCCTCCCCTTTTCTATCTATATAAAACTTTAGTATCATTAGCCACTTGCCTAATTTCAATCTCAATCCCCAAACTTTGAAGTTCTTTTAAAAGATTTTTTTCCTCTTCTAATAAATTTACTGCTTTTGATATATTTCTACTATTTTCTCTCGCTTTAACTCCTCCTAGATTTATTTGTTTTATGTTATCTACCTCACTGGCTATTTTATAAGCATCCTCAACAGATTCTACAACTATAAAAAGTTTATATTTATCTGTAACACCAGATTTTAAAGCTTGTATTGAGTCCTCTATATTTTTTATTACTAATTTTACTTCTTGTGGTTTTGCTAACTTCATTGTTGTTTTTCTTAATTCATCATTTACTACACTGTCATTAGCTATCAATATACAATCTGCTCCTAAATTTTGTATCCATGAAAATGCAACTTGTCCATGTAATAATCTATGATCTACCCTTAATAAAAGAATCATAACACTCCTCCATTTTTAGAACTCTTGGTCCTCTTCTATTTTTTTTTCTAGCTCATCATTACAATAAATTAAAGAATTACTACATTCTTCTATACTTTCACGTATCAATTCTTTTATATTGTCATAATCATTTTGTTTTTCTATTAATGTTAAAATTAATGGTAAATTTACTCCTGAAATAATATTTAAATTTTTATAGTTAGATATATTTTCTAAAAACTCATTATTTACACTTCCTCCAAATATATCTGTTAAAACAATTAACTCTTCTTTCGGATATTTTTTTAAAATAAATTCAACTTCTTCTTTTAAATTAAAATTTTGAGTTATATAACAATTTAATATTTCTAAATTATCAATATTTCCAATAATTAATTCGATAGATGTTTTTATTCCTTCTGCAAATTTTCCATGAGTTGCAACTATAAATTGAATCATTTTATCCCTCCTTTTTTTATTGTTATTATTGATATACCTTTTTTAATTTTTTTAGTCAAATTTTTCATATTTTTTGTTTATTTCTCTAGATTATTCGATATTAATGAGGTATTATATTACTGTAAAATCAATGTTTTTTTATATACTCACGTTTTTTTATATATAATTTTTTCGTTTGCTTTAATCTATTTTTTTAACAAAAGGAGATACTATAATGAAAAAAAATCTAATTATTGAAAAAAATTTTACACATTACTCATTTATGAATAGCAAGGTAACTTTTTCAAAACGATTTTCTAAAAATGATATATTGCTCAAAGAATATATCATAAAAGAAATAATTGAAAAGGATTTAAGAAAAATAACTTTAACAAAATCAAAATTTTTAAAAATTTTGAATTTAAGTCAATTTGATACTATCGATTCTTTTTTAACTAAATTTACCTCTAAACGAATTAACATAACTTATGAAAAATCTGAACTTAACTCTTTTGAATTATCTTTATGTATCATATCTTCATACTTAAAAAATAATGATACCTATGAATTAAATATTAACAATGATTTTTATAAAATTTTTAATACTGAAAAAAATGATTTTAAACTTTTTCAATTAAATATACTTTTAAGTTTTAATTCATCTTATTCAAGAAATTTATTTCTTTTTATTAAAACTATGTATAATAATTCCACTATAGATATTTCTCTAGAAAATCTTAAAAATA of the Cetobacterium sp. ZOR0034 genome contains:
- a CDS encoding PTS sugar transporter subunit IIB, whose translation is MILLLRVDHRLLHGQVAFSWIQNLGADCILIANDSVVNDELRKTTMKLAKPQEVKLVIKNIEDSIQALKSGVTDKYKLFIVVESVEDAYKIASEVDNIKQINLGGVKARENSRNISKAVNLLEEEKNLLKELQSLGIEIEIRQVANDTKVLYR
- a CDS encoding PTS sugar transporter subunit IIA — translated: MIQFIVATHGKFAEGIKTSIELIIGNIDNLEILNCYITQNFNLKEEVEFILKKYPKEELIVLTDIFGGSVNNEFLENISNYKNLNIISGVNLPLILTLIEKQNDYDNIKELIRESIEECSNSLIYCNDELEKKIEEDQEF
- a CDS encoding PTS mannose/fructose/sorbose/N-acetylgalactosamine transporter subunit IIC, which gives rise to MMQAFLLALVAFIAQCDYALGTSLISRPIVTGFLTGLVMGDLKMGLIMGATLELAFIGSFAIGGAIPPDVVTGGILGVAFAISSGAGAETALLLALPIATFTLILKNAYLGVVIPILGHKADEYADECNIKGIERMHLISGFGLSLMLAIIVFFSYLLGSNAVSLVLQAIPEFIHKGLAITTGLIPTLGFAMLAKLLINKKVLPYFFVGFAIAIYTEIPLTGIAIFGALIALITVNPMSQRQLVESGNLSEKGDGDDDF
- a CDS encoding PTS system mannose/fructose/sorbose family transporter subunit IID is translated as MISNKKDEKDITQKDLNKIFWRSFQMEFSWNYERQMNLAYAYAIAPILKKIYTNNHLKLKKALKRHLEFFNMTPWIVTLMLGISVVLEEENKKDGKFDENSINGIKTALMGPLSGIGDSFFWGTLRLIATGIGTALSLQGNILGPILFLLVFNIPHIIIRYLFIKLGYKLGVDFLTKLEKSGAVEKVTYGATILGLIVIGGMTARMVEISTPLAFKAGGSTIEVQSILDDIMPGILKLGIFGIVYYLLNKNVKPITILLGMAIFGIFGTLVGFF
- a CDS encoding SIS domain-containing protein, yielding METMLSNIYDEKNTLTNILLNFQDKNKHILKDLKDYKIKRILILATGSSINAAITVKYFLQDILEAKVFIEEPSIFYDYEKIDLDLDLIIVISQSGKSTSTINATKKIAEILKKPVIIVTNNLESSITKYSQYILDLNIGIENVGFVTKGFSGTVLNLFLLGINLKNQHFKYFGELEYLIGNINTVIENTNLYFEKNKEILREINRFICLGYGANYGITKEFETKFTEVVRCPSTGHELEAYMHGPYLEANNSNAIFYLDLDLTIPLSKRLHILKKYMGNYIGFSTIITNSDNKDSQTINLNVSKDINPNFLTLLYVIPIQVLSYRIAKEKKINVEKKIFTDFDLVLKSKI